A genomic region of Oryza glaberrima chromosome 1, OglaRS2, whole genome shotgun sequence contains the following coding sequences:
- the LOC127760452 gene encoding glycosyltransferase BC10-like — MPAAKRSASAGSVLALTVAGRRAARARLCLRLAAPLSFLLLLAALLRTQPLPAPPSAPPPSGGPARVAFLFLVRAGVPLDFLWDAFFRNGEEGKFSVYVHSAPGFQLDRTTTGSSYFYGRQLARSVKVAWGEPTMVEAERMLFAAALEDPANQRFILLSDSCVPLYNFSYIYTYLMASPKSFVDSFVDKTEKRYNPSMSPVILKDKWRKGSQWVALTRRHAEVVVGDKLVLQVFRRHCKMVVTKALLGQKPNYRRLGFGLRRKQISKGSTRMEHDCIPDEHYVQTLFSINGHENELERRTLTYTSWNQSSDPKDKMTWHPMTFEYESASPEQINSIKGIDHVNYQMEHRTEWCQCNTTSVPCFLFARKFSYSAAMHLLEAGTVGPLKSALLA, encoded by the exons ATGCCGGCGGCGaagaggtcggcgtcggcggggtcGGTGCTGGCCCTCACGGTGGCcggacgccgcgccgcgcgggcccgcctctgcctccgcctGGCCGCGCCGCTCTCgttcctgctcctcctcgccgcgctgctccgcACCCAGCCTCTCCCGGCGCCGccttccgcgccgccgccctccgggGGCCCCGCTAGggtcgccttcctcttcctcgtccGCGCGGGCGTCCCCCTCGACTTCCTCTGGGACGCCTTCTTCCGC AACGGCGAGGAGGGCAAGTTCTCGGTGTACGTCCACTCGGCGCCTGGCTTCCAGCTTGACCGCACCACCACGGGATCGTCGTACTTCTACGGGCGGCAGCTTGCCAGGAGCGTAAAG GTGGCGTGGGGCGAACCTACCATGGTGGAGGCAGAGAGGATGTtgttcgccgccgccctcgaggATCCAGCGAACCAGCGCTTTATTTTGCTCTCTGATAG CTGTGTTCCTCTGTACAATTTCAGCTACATATATACTTACTTGATGGCTTCGCCTAAAAGTTTTGTAGACAG TTTTGTTGACAAGACCGAGAAGCGTTACAATCCAAGCATGTCTCCTGTTATCCTAAAGGACAAATGGAGGAAAGGATCACAG TGGGTAGCATTGACCAGAAGACATGCAGAAGTAGTCGTTGGCGACAAACTTGTCTTGCAAGTATTCAGAAGGCATTGCAAG ATGGTAGTAACTAAGGCTTTGCTTGGACAGAAGCCTAATTAT CGAAGATTAGGATTTGGACTTCGTCGAAAGCAGATATCG AAAGGATCTACTCGAATGGAGCATGATTGCATTCCAGATGAACACTATGTGCAGACATTATTTTCA ATCAATGGACATGAAAATGAACTGGAAAGAAGAACTTTGACATATACATCATGGAACCAGTCCTCAGATCCTAAAGACAAAATGACTTGGCATCCAATGACATTTGAGTATGAGTCAGCAAGTCCTGAGCAAATCAATTCAATTAAG GGTATTGATCATGTGAATTATCAGATGGAGCACAGAACTGAGTGGTGCCAATGCAATACTACATCCGTTCCATGTTTCCTATTTGCCAGGAAGTTCTCCTACAGTGCAGCCATGCATCTATTAGAGGCTGGGACGGTCGGTCCACTAAAATCTGCTCTACTGGCTTAA
- the LOC127781766 gene encoding uncharacterized protein LOC127781766 isoform X1: MRPSPALAGGGRTVANLLSATEWMLPSPATQVHTISVLPSHSPPSPPHHFAFSNLTTAPKRNGGKGEEEGRPRFEVVRDDLLHPLANGNKARKLDALLPLLRRRGATDVVTCGGCQSAHAAATAVHCAEWGMRPHILLRGEQPDIPTGYNLISLMFGNVAYASRSVYAHRDEMLYNHARKVAGTGGTVLWADDISKEDFVLDEDNGCEIGSRRVVIIKEGAGDVQALLGVIRLVEYLYNLSSFHEHENVHVVVDAGTGTTAVGLALGAVCLGLHWRVTAVMLADTLERYKEREKSLISDFKKLCHNNYHEMVGENDIGDSLVEWVERFSPRRFGKVLNGEIALCRQIAQQTGILLDPMYTLAGWEQAVDLCVGDSRTKVVMIHTGGTLGFCGLAQRAGIVLKSEILAVLHRLWIPRRENSGGDAGDFSRRSRDRHVLSVLSGGDRPRRRLIARRRERRRRQRRRRRPHESAAAGVARSSPPTHARTARWLAHGVTNRRNRSKFLNATRHDVYVTTPTARDRLGRARARHARTPDATQRKPPAPSRRRHRDGWAARCSSVLRRSSALPAARGRGSARRSGGLGSMAAAGAGASGPAAETAAATFRRVYGTLKAELLKDPSFDFNDDAIQWLESMLDYNVLGGKLNRGLAVVESYKILKAASPTEPSEEELFLACILGWGIEWLQAYFLVLDDIMDNSQTRRGKPCWFRLPKVGLIAINDGLVLRSQISRIFRRYFRGKSYYVDLLDLFNEVEFQTTSGQLLDQITTNEGRKDLNKYNVHVYRRIVEYKTAYYSFYLPVACALLLFGESLDNYAQVKHILVEMGVYFQSQDDYLDCFGEPEIIGKIGSDIEDFKCSWLFVQALERADEKQKGVLFENYGKSDPACVAKVKDLYNELHLQRVFSEYERESYEKLISAIEAQPNEAVRAVLKSFLHKIYKRSK; this comes from the exons AtgcggccatcgccggcgctcgccggcggcggcaggacgGTCGCAAATCTTCTCTCCGCCACGGAGTGGATGCTTCCTTCTCCGGCCACCCAAGTCCACACCATCTCCGTCCTCCCCTCCCACTCACCGCCGTCCCCTCCTCACCACTTCGCGTTCTCCAACCTCACCACCGCGCCTAAGCGCAACGGAGGCAAGGGGGAAGAGGAGGGCCGCCCAAGGTTCGAGGTGGTGCGCGACGATCTCCTCCACCCGCTCGCCAATGGCAACAAGGCCCGCAAGCTCGACGCCCTCCTGCcgctcctgcgccgccgcggcgctacTGACGTT GTGACTTGTGGGGGTTGCCAGAGCGCCCATGCTGCGGCCACTG CGGTCCACTGTGCTGAGTGGGGAATGAGGCCACACATATTGCTGAGAGGTGAACAGCCAGATATCCCGACAGGCTACAATCTTATCTCTTTGATGTTTGGCAATGTGGCTTATGCCTCTCGGTCAGTGTACGCACACAGAGATGAAATGCTTTACAATCACGCCAGAAAAGTTGCAGGCACAGGTGGTACAGTGTTGTGGGCTGATGATATTAGCAAAGAGGATTTTGTTTTAGATGAAGATAATGGTTGTGAAATTGGTTCAAGAAGAGTAGTTATTATTAAGGAAGGGGCTGGTGACGTCCAAGCATTGCTAG GTGTTATTCGGCTAGTGGAGTACCTTTACAATCTGTCGTCATTTCATGAACATGAGAATGTTCATGTCGTGGTAGATGCTGGGACAGGCACAACAGCTGTGGGGTTAGCTCTTGGAGCGGTATGTCTAGG ATTGCATTGGAGAGTAACTGCTGTCATGCTTGCTGACACACTCGAAAGATATAAAGAACGAGAGAAGTCCTTAATATCTGACTTTAAGAAGCTTTGCCATAACAACTACCATGAAATGGTGGGAGAAAATGATATTGGTGACAGTTTAGTTGAATGGGTGGAACGATTTTCACCAAGACG atttGGCAAGGTGCTGAACGGTGAAATTGCATTATGCCGCCAGATTGCGCAGCAAACTGGTATCCTGTTGGATCCAATGTACACCTTAGCTGGTTGGGAGCAAGCTGTGGATCTATGTGTTGGAGACAGTAGAACCAAAGTGGTGATGATCCATACGGGAGGAACGCTTGGCTTCTGCGGATTGGCGCAGCG TGCAGGTATAGTTCTGAAGTCTGAAATCCTTGCGGTCCTTCACCGCCTCTGGATCCCGCGCAGGGAAAACAGTGGTGGAGACGCGGGCGATTTTTCCCGCCGGAGTCGAGACAGACACGTGTTGTCGGTCCTTTCAGGCGGGGACAGACCACGTCGCCGTCTGATCGCGAGGCGTCGAGAACGACGACGCCGCCAacgacgtcgtcgacgaccCCACGAGAGCGCGGCCGCCGGTGTCGCTCGCTCCAGTCcacccacgcacgcacgcacggcacGTTGGCTTGCGCACGGCGTGACGAATCGGAGAAACCGCAGCAAATTTCTCAACGCAACGCGACACGACGTATACGTCACGACCCCCACCGCGCGAGATCGATtgggccgcgcgcgcgcgcgccacgcaCGCACACCGGACGCAACGCAACGGAAGCCGCCTGCCCCgtctcgtcgtcgccatcgggACGGCTGGGCCGCACGCTGCTCCTCGGTCCTTCGCCGCTCGTCTGCTCTGCCTGCCGCACGCGGACGCGGGTCGGCGCGGCGGAGTGGGGGTCTGGGGTCTATGGCCGCCGCGGGTGCGGGGGCGAGCGGACCGGCGGCGGAGACAGCGGCCGCGACGTTCCGGCGGGTGTACGGCACACTCAAGGCAGAGCTTCTCAAGGACCCCTCCTTCGACTTCAACGACGACGCCATCCAATGGCTCGAGAGC ATGCTGGACTACAACGTGCTTGGTG GAAAATTGAACCGTGGCTTGGCTGTTGTTGAGAGCTACAAAATACTGAAAGCTGCTAGCCCAACAGAACCGAGCGAGGAGGAATTGTTTCTTGCATGCATCCTTGGTTGGGGCATCGAATGG CTTCAGGCCTATTTTCTGGTTCTTGATGATATAATGGATAACTCACAAACTCGACGAGGAAAACCCTGTTGGTTTAGGCTTCCCAAG GTCGGCCTCATAGCTATAAATGATGGACTCGTCCTTCGCAGCCAAATTTCAAGGATCTTTAGGCGCTATTTTCGTGGAAAAAGTTACTATGTTGATCTCCTAGATTTATTCAATGAG GTTGAATTTCAGACAACTTCAGGCCAGTTATTAGATCAAATTACAACAAATGAAGGAAGGAAAGATCTGAACAAGTATAATGTACATGT ATATAGGCGCATTGTGGAATATAAGACAGCttactattcattttatttgccG GTTGCATGCGCACTGCTGTTGTTTGGTGAGAGTTTGGACAATTATGCTCAAGTGAAGCATATCCTAGTTGAGATGGGTGTTTACTTTCAAAGCCAG GATGATTATCTGGACTGTTTTGGTGAACCAGAAATTATTGGCAAG ATAGGAAGTGACATTGAAGATTTCAAGTGTTCTTGGCTATTTGTTCAAGCACTTGAGCGCGCTGATGAGAAACAAAAAGGAGTCTTGTTT GAAAATTATGGGAAATCAGATCCAGCTTGTGTTGCCAAAGTGAAGGATCTATATAACGAACTTCATCTCCAG CGGGTGTTTTCTGAGTATGAAAGGGAGAGCTATGAAAAGCTGATCTCAGCCATCGAAGCACAACCGAATGAAGCAGTACGAGCGGTTCTGAAATCTTTTCTGCACAAGATCTACAAGAGGAGCAAGTAG
- the LOC127781766 gene encoding uncharacterized protein LOC127781766 isoform X2: protein MRPSPALAGGGRTVANLLSATEWMLPSPATQVHTISVLPSHSPPSPPHHFAFSNLTTAPKRNGGKGEEEGRPRFEVVRDDLLHPLANGNKARKLDALLPLLRRRGATDVVTCGGCQSAHAAATAVHCAEWGMRPHILLRGEQPDIPTGYNLISLMFGNVAYASRSVYAHRDEMLYNHARKVAGTGGTVLWADDISKEDFVLDEDNGCEIGSRRVVIIKEGAGDVQALLGVIRLVEYLYNLSSFHEHENVHVVVDAGTGTTAVGLALGAVCLGLHWRVTAVMLADTLERYKEREKSLISDFKKLCHNNYHEMVGENDIGDSLVEWVERFSPRRFGKVLNGEIALCRQIAQQTGILLDPMYTLAGWEQAVDLCVGDSRTKVVMIHTGGTLGFCGLAQRAGIVLKSEILAVLHRLWIPRRENSGGDAGDFSRRSRDRHVLSVLSGGDRPRRRLIARRRERRRRQRRRRRPHESAAAGVARSSPPTHARTARWLAHGVTNRRNRSKFLNATRHDVYVTTPTARDRLGRARARHARTPDATQRKPPAPSRRRHRDGWAARCSSVLRRSSALPAARGRGSARRSGGLGSMAAAGAGASGPAAETAAATFRRVYGTLKAELLKDPSFDFNDDAIQWLESMLDYNVLGGKLNRGLAVVESYKILKAASPTEPSEEELFLACILGWGIEWLQAYFLVLDDIMDNSQTRRGKPCWFRLPKVGLIAINDGLVLRSQISRIFRRYFRGKSYYVDLLDLFNEVEFQTTSGQLLDQITTNEGRKDLNKYRRIVEYKTAYYSFYLPVACALLLFGESLDNYAQVKHILVEMGVYFQSQDDYLDCFGEPEIIGKIGSDIEDFKCSWLFVQALERADEKQKGVLFENYGKSDPACVAKVKDLYNELHLQRVFSEYERESYEKLISAIEAQPNEAVRAVLKSFLHKIYKRSK, encoded by the exons AtgcggccatcgccggcgctcgccggcggcggcaggacgGTCGCAAATCTTCTCTCCGCCACGGAGTGGATGCTTCCTTCTCCGGCCACCCAAGTCCACACCATCTCCGTCCTCCCCTCCCACTCACCGCCGTCCCCTCCTCACCACTTCGCGTTCTCCAACCTCACCACCGCGCCTAAGCGCAACGGAGGCAAGGGGGAAGAGGAGGGCCGCCCAAGGTTCGAGGTGGTGCGCGACGATCTCCTCCACCCGCTCGCCAATGGCAACAAGGCCCGCAAGCTCGACGCCCTCCTGCcgctcctgcgccgccgcggcgctacTGACGTT GTGACTTGTGGGGGTTGCCAGAGCGCCCATGCTGCGGCCACTG CGGTCCACTGTGCTGAGTGGGGAATGAGGCCACACATATTGCTGAGAGGTGAACAGCCAGATATCCCGACAGGCTACAATCTTATCTCTTTGATGTTTGGCAATGTGGCTTATGCCTCTCGGTCAGTGTACGCACACAGAGATGAAATGCTTTACAATCACGCCAGAAAAGTTGCAGGCACAGGTGGTACAGTGTTGTGGGCTGATGATATTAGCAAAGAGGATTTTGTTTTAGATGAAGATAATGGTTGTGAAATTGGTTCAAGAAGAGTAGTTATTATTAAGGAAGGGGCTGGTGACGTCCAAGCATTGCTAG GTGTTATTCGGCTAGTGGAGTACCTTTACAATCTGTCGTCATTTCATGAACATGAGAATGTTCATGTCGTGGTAGATGCTGGGACAGGCACAACAGCTGTGGGGTTAGCTCTTGGAGCGGTATGTCTAGG ATTGCATTGGAGAGTAACTGCTGTCATGCTTGCTGACACACTCGAAAGATATAAAGAACGAGAGAAGTCCTTAATATCTGACTTTAAGAAGCTTTGCCATAACAACTACCATGAAATGGTGGGAGAAAATGATATTGGTGACAGTTTAGTTGAATGGGTGGAACGATTTTCACCAAGACG atttGGCAAGGTGCTGAACGGTGAAATTGCATTATGCCGCCAGATTGCGCAGCAAACTGGTATCCTGTTGGATCCAATGTACACCTTAGCTGGTTGGGAGCAAGCTGTGGATCTATGTGTTGGAGACAGTAGAACCAAAGTGGTGATGATCCATACGGGAGGAACGCTTGGCTTCTGCGGATTGGCGCAGCG TGCAGGTATAGTTCTGAAGTCTGAAATCCTTGCGGTCCTTCACCGCCTCTGGATCCCGCGCAGGGAAAACAGTGGTGGAGACGCGGGCGATTTTTCCCGCCGGAGTCGAGACAGACACGTGTTGTCGGTCCTTTCAGGCGGGGACAGACCACGTCGCCGTCTGATCGCGAGGCGTCGAGAACGACGACGCCGCCAacgacgtcgtcgacgaccCCACGAGAGCGCGGCCGCCGGTGTCGCTCGCTCCAGTCcacccacgcacgcacgcacggcacGTTGGCTTGCGCACGGCGTGACGAATCGGAGAAACCGCAGCAAATTTCTCAACGCAACGCGACACGACGTATACGTCACGACCCCCACCGCGCGAGATCGATtgggccgcgcgcgcgcgcgccacgcaCGCACACCGGACGCAACGCAACGGAAGCCGCCTGCCCCgtctcgtcgtcgccatcgggACGGCTGGGCCGCACGCTGCTCCTCGGTCCTTCGCCGCTCGTCTGCTCTGCCTGCCGCACGCGGACGCGGGTCGGCGCGGCGGAGTGGGGGTCTGGGGTCTATGGCCGCCGCGGGTGCGGGGGCGAGCGGACCGGCGGCGGAGACAGCGGCCGCGACGTTCCGGCGGGTGTACGGCACACTCAAGGCAGAGCTTCTCAAGGACCCCTCCTTCGACTTCAACGACGACGCCATCCAATGGCTCGAGAGC ATGCTGGACTACAACGTGCTTGGTG GAAAATTGAACCGTGGCTTGGCTGTTGTTGAGAGCTACAAAATACTGAAAGCTGCTAGCCCAACAGAACCGAGCGAGGAGGAATTGTTTCTTGCATGCATCCTTGGTTGGGGCATCGAATGG CTTCAGGCCTATTTTCTGGTTCTTGATGATATAATGGATAACTCACAAACTCGACGAGGAAAACCCTGTTGGTTTAGGCTTCCCAAG GTCGGCCTCATAGCTATAAATGATGGACTCGTCCTTCGCAGCCAAATTTCAAGGATCTTTAGGCGCTATTTTCGTGGAAAAAGTTACTATGTTGATCTCCTAGATTTATTCAATGAG GTTGAATTTCAGACAACTTCAGGCCAGTTATTAGATCAAATTACAACAAATGAAGGAAGGAAAGATCTGAACAA ATATAGGCGCATTGTGGAATATAAGACAGCttactattcattttatttgccG GTTGCATGCGCACTGCTGTTGTTTGGTGAGAGTTTGGACAATTATGCTCAAGTGAAGCATATCCTAGTTGAGATGGGTGTTTACTTTCAAAGCCAG GATGATTATCTGGACTGTTTTGGTGAACCAGAAATTATTGGCAAG ATAGGAAGTGACATTGAAGATTTCAAGTGTTCTTGGCTATTTGTTCAAGCACTTGAGCGCGCTGATGAGAAACAAAAAGGAGTCTTGTTT GAAAATTATGGGAAATCAGATCCAGCTTGTGTTGCCAAAGTGAAGGATCTATATAACGAACTTCATCTCCAG CGGGTGTTTTCTGAGTATGAAAGGGAGAGCTATGAAAAGCTGATCTCAGCCATCGAAGCACAACCGAATGAAGCAGTACGAGCGGTTCTGAAATCTTTTCTGCACAAGATCTACAAGAGGAGCAAGTAG
- the LOC127781766 gene encoding putative D-cysteine desulfhydrase 2, mitochondrial isoform X3 yields the protein MRPSPALAGGGRTVANLLSATEWMLPSPATQVHTISVLPSHSPPSPPHHFAFSNLTTAPKRNGGKGEEEGRPRFEVVRDDLLHPLANGNKARKLDALLPLLRRRGATDVVTCGGCQSAHAAATAVHCAEWGMRPHILLRGEQPDIPTGYNLISLMFGNVAYASRSVYAHRDEMLYNHARKVAGTGGTVLWADDISKEDFVLDEDNGCEIGSRRVVIIKEGAGDVQALLGVIRLVEYLYNLSSFHEHENVHVVVDAGTGTTAVGLALGAVCLGLHWRVTAVMLADTLERYKEREKSLISDFKKLCHNNYHEMVGENDIGDSLVEWVERFSPRRFGKVLNGEIALCRQIAQQTGILLDPMYTLAGWEQAVDLCVGDSRTKVVMIHTGGTLGFCGLAQRAGIVLKSEILAVLHRLWIPRRENSGGDAGDFSRRSRDRHVLSVLSGGDRPRRRLIARRRERRRRQRRRRRPHESAAAGVARSSPPTHARTARWLAHGVTNRRNRSKFLNATRHDVYVTTPTARDRLGRARARHARTPDATQRKPPAPSRRRHRDGWAARCSSVLRRSSALPAARGRGSARRSGGLGSMAAAGAGASGPAAETAAATFRRVYGTLKAELLKDPSFDFNDDAIQWLESMLDYNVLGGKLNRGLAVVESYKILKAASPTEPSEEELFLACILGWGIEWLQAYFLVLDDIMDNSQTRRGKPCWFRLPKVGLIAINDGLVLRSQISRIFRRYFRGKSYYVDLLDLFNEVEFQTTSGQLLDQITTNEGRKDLNKYNI from the exons AtgcggccatcgccggcgctcgccggcggcggcaggacgGTCGCAAATCTTCTCTCCGCCACGGAGTGGATGCTTCCTTCTCCGGCCACCCAAGTCCACACCATCTCCGTCCTCCCCTCCCACTCACCGCCGTCCCCTCCTCACCACTTCGCGTTCTCCAACCTCACCACCGCGCCTAAGCGCAACGGAGGCAAGGGGGAAGAGGAGGGCCGCCCAAGGTTCGAGGTGGTGCGCGACGATCTCCTCCACCCGCTCGCCAATGGCAACAAGGCCCGCAAGCTCGACGCCCTCCTGCcgctcctgcgccgccgcggcgctacTGACGTT GTGACTTGTGGGGGTTGCCAGAGCGCCCATGCTGCGGCCACTG CGGTCCACTGTGCTGAGTGGGGAATGAGGCCACACATATTGCTGAGAGGTGAACAGCCAGATATCCCGACAGGCTACAATCTTATCTCTTTGATGTTTGGCAATGTGGCTTATGCCTCTCGGTCAGTGTACGCACACAGAGATGAAATGCTTTACAATCACGCCAGAAAAGTTGCAGGCACAGGTGGTACAGTGTTGTGGGCTGATGATATTAGCAAAGAGGATTTTGTTTTAGATGAAGATAATGGTTGTGAAATTGGTTCAAGAAGAGTAGTTATTATTAAGGAAGGGGCTGGTGACGTCCAAGCATTGCTAG GTGTTATTCGGCTAGTGGAGTACCTTTACAATCTGTCGTCATTTCATGAACATGAGAATGTTCATGTCGTGGTAGATGCTGGGACAGGCACAACAGCTGTGGGGTTAGCTCTTGGAGCGGTATGTCTAGG ATTGCATTGGAGAGTAACTGCTGTCATGCTTGCTGACACACTCGAAAGATATAAAGAACGAGAGAAGTCCTTAATATCTGACTTTAAGAAGCTTTGCCATAACAACTACCATGAAATGGTGGGAGAAAATGATATTGGTGACAGTTTAGTTGAATGGGTGGAACGATTTTCACCAAGACG atttGGCAAGGTGCTGAACGGTGAAATTGCATTATGCCGCCAGATTGCGCAGCAAACTGGTATCCTGTTGGATCCAATGTACACCTTAGCTGGTTGGGAGCAAGCTGTGGATCTATGTGTTGGAGACAGTAGAACCAAAGTGGTGATGATCCATACGGGAGGAACGCTTGGCTTCTGCGGATTGGCGCAGCG TGCAGGTATAGTTCTGAAGTCTGAAATCCTTGCGGTCCTTCACCGCCTCTGGATCCCGCGCAGGGAAAACAGTGGTGGAGACGCGGGCGATTTTTCCCGCCGGAGTCGAGACAGACACGTGTTGTCGGTCCTTTCAGGCGGGGACAGACCACGTCGCCGTCTGATCGCGAGGCGTCGAGAACGACGACGCCGCCAacgacgtcgtcgacgaccCCACGAGAGCGCGGCCGCCGGTGTCGCTCGCTCCAGTCcacccacgcacgcacgcacggcacGTTGGCTTGCGCACGGCGTGACGAATCGGAGAAACCGCAGCAAATTTCTCAACGCAACGCGACACGACGTATACGTCACGACCCCCACCGCGCGAGATCGATtgggccgcgcgcgcgcgcgccacgcaCGCACACCGGACGCAACGCAACGGAAGCCGCCTGCCCCgtctcgtcgtcgccatcgggACGGCTGGGCCGCACGCTGCTCCTCGGTCCTTCGCCGCTCGTCTGCTCTGCCTGCCGCACGCGGACGCGGGTCGGCGCGGCGGAGTGGGGGTCTGGGGTCTATGGCCGCCGCGGGTGCGGGGGCGAGCGGACCGGCGGCGGAGACAGCGGCCGCGACGTTCCGGCGGGTGTACGGCACACTCAAGGCAGAGCTTCTCAAGGACCCCTCCTTCGACTTCAACGACGACGCCATCCAATGGCTCGAGAGC ATGCTGGACTACAACGTGCTTGGTG GAAAATTGAACCGTGGCTTGGCTGTTGTTGAGAGCTACAAAATACTGAAAGCTGCTAGCCCAACAGAACCGAGCGAGGAGGAATTGTTTCTTGCATGCATCCTTGGTTGGGGCATCGAATGG CTTCAGGCCTATTTTCTGGTTCTTGATGATATAATGGATAACTCACAAACTCGACGAGGAAAACCCTGTTGGTTTAGGCTTCCCAAG GTCGGCCTCATAGCTATAAATGATGGACTCGTCCTTCGCAGCCAAATTTCAAGGATCTTTAGGCGCTATTTTCGTGGAAAAAGTTACTATGTTGATCTCCTAGATTTATTCAATGAG GTTGAATTTCAGACAACTTCAGGCCAGTTATTAGATCAAATTACAACAAATGAAGGAAGGAAAGATCTGAACAAGTATAAT ATATAG